A portion of the Salminus brasiliensis chromosome 9, fSalBra1.hap2, whole genome shotgun sequence genome contains these proteins:
- the mep1bb gene encoding meprin A subunit beta, protein MRHKAAVRIFSFYIFCLLGCQVNCLPTPKVSKVIEFDVDGGKEDLFDVNEAAGLDLFEGDIVYERQGRNSIIGDQYLWPKTVPYYFEDDLDINAKGVIMKAFEQYRLKTCIDYKPWSGEQNYISVFKGSGCFSSVGNRHVGKQSLSIGAGCDRIATIEHEFLHALGFWHEQSRSDRDDYVTIMWDRILEGREHNFNKYNDTTSSNLNVPYDYGSMMHYSKTAFRNGTEPTIVTKIPAFMDVIGQRMEFSDSDLLKLNRLYNCTRSSTFLDTCDFEQENICGMIQGHDDQADWERVTTATGGPDTDYSNMGRCNGKGYFMHFSTAAGIAGNTALLESRLLYPKRGYQCLQFFHYHSGHPSDELAIWVREYDEANPNGTLRLIQQINGPPEDQWQLHHVSLNVSKKFRVVFAGTKGSGNSNGGLSLDDVNLSETTCPEHIWRIKDFKAVMENTTMGTAIYSPRFQSKYGYTFQMGLYPNGTEGSPGELGAYAHLTSGDDAVDASLVWPCPWKQMTMMLMDQHADIRKRMSNQRSVTTEPDMTIEESGMFFWDDPRKVGMEVTGEDGTKYFRGPGTGTSVYLTQARALSRDFIKGGEAIFLLTMEDISHLVPSQPLPPTTVPPTNQTTIPTTTESTVPTTTKPPTTSTVSPTSVTTTTTTPPHDPCSTVTCENDGVCVKDSVAQAVCRCAVGDDWWYYGDRCQFKSSSQDNVVTAVVAAVAVFAAMLVVTVVSVVCLKKKYMRKMNEMGGGITMENLSTKLPS, encoded by the exons ATGAGGCACAAGGCTGCAGTTCgtatatttagtttttatatattttgtcttCTGGGATGTCAAGTCAATTGTCTG CCAACACCAAAAGTGTCCAAAGTAATTG AGTTTGATGTTGATGGTGGGAAAGAGGATCTCTTTGATGTGAATGAAG CGGCTGGCCTTGATCTGTTTGAAGGAGATATTGTATATGAG AGACAAGGGCGGAATTCCATAATTGGGGATCAATACTTATGGCCAAAGACGGTTCCATACTACTTTGAGGATGACTTGG ATATCAATGCCAAAGGTGTAATAATGAAGGCCTTTGAACAGTATCGCTTGAAGACGTGCATTGACTACAAGCCCTGGAGTGGAGAGCAGAACTATATCTCTGTGTTTAAAGGCAGCGG GTGCTTCTCCTCTGTGGGGAATCGTCATGTAGGGAAGCAGTCATTGTCCATCGGTGCAGGATGTGACCGCATCGCCACCATTGAGCATGAGTTCCTCCACGCTCTGGGTTTCTGGCACGAGCAGTCTCGCTCAGATCGGGACGATTATGTCACCATCATGTGGGATCGCATCTTAGAAG GCAGGGAGCACAACTTCAACAAATACAACGACACCACCTCCAGCAACCTGAACGTGCCCTATGACTATGGTTCCATGATGCACTACAGCAAGACCGCCTTCCGTAATGGGACCGAACCCACCATCGTCACCAAGATTCCTGCTTTTATGGACGTCATCGGCCAACGCATGGAGTTCAGCGACAGCGACCTGCTGAAGCTCAACAGGCTCTACAACTGCA caCGTTCCTCTACTTTTCTGGACACCTGTGACTTTGAGCAAGAGAATATTTGTGGGATGATCCAAGGTCACGACGACCAGGCAGACTGGGAACGTGTCACCACAGCAACTGGTGGACCGGACACTGACTATTCTAACATGGGACGCTGCAATG GCAAGGGCTACTTCATGCACTTCAGCACTGCCGCTGGCATTGCCGGGAACACTGCTCTGTTGGAAAGCCGGCTGCTCTACCCTAAACGAGGCTACCAGTGCCTGCAGTTCTTCCATTACCACAGTGGGCACCCCAGTGACGAGTTGGCCATCTGGGTGCGAGAGTACGATGAGGCCAACCCTAATGGCACACTGCGCCTCATCCAGCAAATCAATG GACCTCCTGAGGATCAGTGGCAGCTCCACCATGTTAGTCTGAACGTGTCGAAAAAGTTCCGTGTGGTGTTCGCGGGCACCAAAGGCTCTGGAAACTCCAATGGTGGGCTTTCCCTGGACGACGTCAACTTGTCGGAGACCACCTGCCCAGAACACATATGGCGAATCAAAGACTTTAAGGCCGTGATGGAAAACACAACTATGGGAACTGCCATTTACAGCCCACGCTTTCAATCCAAGTATGGCTACACCTTCCAGATGGGACTGTATCCCAATGGCACTGAGGGGTCTCCTGGAGAGCTAGGAGCCTATGCCCATCTGACATCTGGGGATGATGCAGTTGACGCTAGCCTCGTCTGGCCTTGCCCATGGAAACAGATGACCATGATGCTGATGGACCAGCATGCAGACATCCGCAAGCGCATGTCCAACCAGAGAAGTGTCACGACTGAACCTGATATGACAATAGAAG AATCAGGGATGTTTTTCTGGGATGATCCACGTAAGGTGGGAATGGAGGTGACCGGGGAGGATGGGACTAAGTACTTTCGGGGCCCTGGAACAGGAACATCTGTGTACCTGACCCAGGCCAGAGCACTCAGCAGAGACTTCATCAAGGGTGGAGAGGCCATTTTCCTTCTCACCATGGAAG ATATATCCCACCTGGTGCCTTCGCAACCCCTCCCCCCAACAACAGTCCCTCCCACAAATCAAACCACAATTCCTACCACAACTGAATCTACAGTTCCTACCACAACTAAACCTCCTACAACCTCAACAGTCTCTCCCACAAGTGTCACTACCACAACCACAACCCCTCCTCATGATCCCTGCTCCACAGTGACATGTGAAAatgatggggtgtgtgtgaaAGACAGTGTGGCACAAGCAGTGTGCAG
- the LOC140562847 gene encoding E3 ubiquitin-protein ligase RNF138-like, with protein MSPESSQADQPANTDTVEDYDCPICQEVLRMPVRTKSCKHVFCKSCFETAVKSQGPHCPLCRGPVSEKARRATDVQQRMRIRSGQCRACGAEKFLSKMRLHYKSCRKYIEEYGLISDAAPPASSQTPAQTQTHSSGFIPRTPFYTPVNSAALWMLLHQPHTLPQAPQSAGRVYPCPYCPLVGLRDMALVQHCVIQHAREITPAVCPICRQLPWGNANYHSRNLIAHLLRRHSFSYAGYMNEEEDEDDQICRALQISVQEF; from the exons ATGAGCCCAGAGTCCAGCCAAGCAGACCAGCCTGCAAACACAGACACCGTGGAGGACTACGACTGCCCCATCTGCCAGGAGGTCTTAAGAATGCCTGTCCGCACCAAGAGCTGCAAACACGT GTTCTGCAAAAGTTGCTTTGAGACGGCAGTGAAAAGTCAGGGGCCTCACTGCCCGCTGTGTCGTGGCCCCGTGTCCGAGAAAGCGAGGAGGGCCACGGATGTCCAGCAGAGGATGAGAATAAGAAGCGGCCAGTGCAGAGCCTGTGGGGCGGAA AAATTTCTCAGCAAGATGAGACTCCACTACAAAAGCTGCAGGAAGTACATAGAGGAATATGGGCTTATCAGTGATGCAGCACCACCTGCCTCTTCCCAGACCCCAGCCCAAACACAAACCCACAGCAGTGGATTTATCCCCAGAACGCCATTTTACACACCAGTGAACAG CGCAGCGCTCTGGATGCTGCTCCACCAACCTCATACACTTCCGCAAGCTCCGCAAAG TGCAGGGAGAGTCTACCCATGTCCATACTGCCCCCTGGTGGGGCTGAGGGACATGGCATTGGTGCAGCACTGTGTGATTCAACACGCCAGAGAAATTACACCAGCT GTGTGTCCAATCTGCAGGCAGTTGCCCTGGGGCAATGCCAATTACCATAGCCGCAACCTTATTGCCCACCTGCTCCGCAGACACTCCTTCAGCTACGCTGGTTACATG aatgaagaggaggatgaagatgacCAGATCTGTCGGGCTCTGCAGATTTCAGTCCAGGAGTTTTGA